The proteins below come from a single Afipia felis ATCC 53690 genomic window:
- the dctP gene encoding TRAP transporter substrate-binding protein DctP: MLRYGALSLALAVSAVANASAQEKITLSLATWGASSHPQVKVYAHVFMDEVKKRTNGQVEWKFFPDDTLVKQAFVPSAVPGGQVDISLTTLDSWAGRIPQVSIAASPLWTLTMEDSQKALAPGQPLFVYFDKLMAKQNTKLLALFDIGAPAFFCKFACLLPESMKGHTMRGYSKGASESMKAVGIAPVTMGVADVYSALQRGAIDGALGGLQGAYGLKHFEVTDHVLGSGGMLGALVNGFLMNKSRFEKLPANVQKALLEANVVASEANNKELDRSYKAYLADLKAKGLTVNVLTPGTPEWKAWSDALKEHREDLTKKFPPELVAMMKSGS; this comes from the coding sequence GTGCTCCGTTACGGGGCGCTTTCACTCGCGCTTGCTGTCAGCGCTGTCGCAAACGCTTCGGCACAGGAGAAGATCACGCTTTCGCTTGCGACCTGGGGTGCTTCCTCGCATCCGCAAGTGAAGGTCTACGCGCATGTGTTCATGGATGAAGTGAAAAAGCGCACGAACGGTCAGGTCGAGTGGAAGTTCTTCCCCGACGACACGCTCGTGAAGCAGGCTTTCGTGCCGAGCGCTGTGCCCGGTGGTCAGGTCGACATTTCGCTTACGACACTCGACAGCTGGGCCGGCCGGATTCCGCAGGTTTCGATTGCTGCAAGTCCGCTCTGGACGCTGACGATGGAAGACAGCCAGAAGGCGCTCGCGCCGGGCCAGCCGTTGTTTGTCTATTTCGACAAGCTCATGGCGAAGCAGAACACCAAGCTTCTTGCCCTGTTCGATATCGGTGCGCCGGCGTTCTTCTGTAAGTTTGCGTGCCTGCTGCCCGAGTCGATGAAAGGGCACACGATGCGCGGCTATTCGAAGGGCGCGTCGGAAAGCATGAAAGCGGTCGGAATCGCGCCGGTCACGATGGGCGTTGCCGACGTCTACTCCGCCCTGCAGCGTGGTGCGATCGACGGTGCACTCGGCGGTTTGCAAGGCGCTTACGGCTTGAAGCATTTCGAGGTCACGGATCATGTACTCGGCAGCGGCGGCATGCTTGGTGCGCTCGTGAATGGCTTCCTCATGAACAAATCGCGCTTCGAAAAACTGCCCGCGAACGTACAGAAAGCCCTCCTCGAAGCGAATGTTGTTGCAAGCGAAGCCAACAACAAGGAGCTCGATCGCAGCTACAAGGCCTATCTCGCCGACCTCAAGGCAAAAGGTTTGACGGTCAATGTCCTCACGCCTGGCACGCCTGAATGGAAGGCGTGGTCCGACGCGTTGAAAGAACATCGCGAGGATCTCACGAAGAAATTCCCCCCTGAACTCGTTGCGATGATGAAGTCTGGAAGCTGA
- a CDS encoding GntR family transcriptional regulator yields MKAKSRTATGEAANLRRGDPRALHEQLSARLRTEFLATHPPGEQLPTEEAICQTYGLSRVTVRRAIQTLVDQGLLIRRQGKGTFIAPPRPHITYEIDRLGPFMDAFAASGEQVTAHLVDFYWGTEKQVPECFAPAQSVLLYERLYETGGTPHGFLQIAIPPHLGERISKADTACLGVYQILRERLGVEPYRASFNISSALPDHILAGRLGVSPTTPLLSLERISYDAKGEAIERTIHYLLPEVYQLSVNVQAKRPQQKPASERSKKKNA; encoded by the coding sequence ATGAAAGCCAAGTCAAGGACCGCGACCGGCGAGGCCGCAAATTTGCGCCGCGGCGATCCGCGTGCGCTGCACGAACAGCTCAGCGCCAGGTTGCGGACGGAATTTCTGGCGACCCACCCGCCGGGTGAGCAACTGCCAACCGAGGAAGCCATCTGCCAGACCTATGGTCTGAGCCGGGTCACCGTGCGTCGGGCCATCCAAACTCTCGTCGATCAGGGCCTGCTCATTCGCCGACAGGGCAAGGGGACCTTCATCGCCCCGCCTCGTCCGCACATTACTTATGAGATCGACCGACTCGGCCCGTTCATGGATGCCTTTGCAGCGTCAGGCGAACAGGTGACGGCGCATCTCGTCGATTTCTATTGGGGGACCGAGAAACAGGTGCCAGAGTGCTTCGCGCCGGCGCAAAGCGTGCTTCTCTATGAACGGCTTTACGAGACAGGCGGCACGCCGCACGGCTTTCTTCAAATCGCCATTCCGCCGCATCTCGGCGAGCGCATCAGCAAGGCCGACACCGCCTGCCTCGGCGTCTATCAGATTTTGCGGGAGCGCCTTGGCGTTGAGCCCTATCGCGCATCGTTCAACATCAGCAGCGCATTACCGGATCACATTCTCGCCGGGCGACTCGGCGTTTCGCCGACAACGCCTCTTCTCTCTCTCGAGCGAATTTCATACGACGCGAAGGGTGAGGCCATTGAGCGAACGATCCATTACCTGCTGCCGGAAGTCTACCAACTGAGCGTCAACGTCCAGGCAAAACGCCCTCAGCAAAAACCCGCATCTGAACGGTCAAAGAAGAAAAACGCCTGA
- a CDS encoding NnrS family protein: MTQRPPGSRLRDYQGPAILSFGFRPFFLLGAVYAGLAILVWLPVFLGELTLRTAFIPRDWHVHEMLYGYLPAVITGFLFTAIPSWTGRLPVQGTPLLVLVIVWLLGRFAVTCSVEIGWLAAMLIDVGFLALIAAATAREVFAGRNWRNLKVVGLVVLLLIGNIAFHLEAHISGTADYGIRVGIAVVVLLIMLIGGRIIPSFTRNWLVRENPGRLPSPFARFDMAIVILSAAMLLVWVVRQDGGLVGWLLAAAGVLHVIRLGRWAGDRTLKERLVLILHVGYAFIPAGFLLASAAAFDLVPASAAIHAWMAGGAGVMTLAVMTRASLGHTGQQLTASLSTQGIYIAIVTAAIARIGAVIFPAWSMPLLYVAALAWVAAFFGFAVYFGPLLVRPR, translated from the coding sequence ATGACACAGCGTCCTCCGGGGTCGCGGCTCCGGGATTATCAGGGGCCCGCCATTTTATCCTTCGGGTTTCGGCCATTCTTCCTGTTAGGCGCAGTCTATGCAGGGCTCGCCATCCTGGTCTGGTTGCCGGTGTTTCTGGGCGAACTGACGTTACGAACTGCGTTCATTCCTCGCGATTGGCATGTGCATGAAATGCTGTACGGCTATCTGCCGGCAGTGATCACCGGGTTTCTGTTCACCGCGATCCCGAGCTGGACCGGACGGCTTCCGGTGCAGGGCACGCCGTTGCTTGTGCTGGTCATCGTGTGGCTGCTGGGGCGTTTTGCCGTGACATGTTCGGTCGAGATCGGCTGGCTCGCGGCCATGCTGATCGATGTTGGTTTTCTTGCGCTTATTGCCGCCGCTACCGCGCGTGAGGTTTTCGCTGGACGGAATTGGCGTAATCTCAAGGTTGTCGGGCTGGTCGTCCTTCTCCTCATCGGGAATATTGCTTTTCATCTTGAGGCACATATCTCGGGCACGGCGGATTACGGCATTCGCGTCGGGATCGCAGTCGTGGTCCTGCTCATCATGCTGATCGGCGGGCGCATCATTCCAAGTTTCACGCGTAACTGGCTGGTGCGTGAAAATCCCGGGCGTCTGCCGTCTCCCTTCGCAAGATTCGACATGGCGATTGTCATTCTGAGCGCCGCGATGCTCCTGGTGTGGGTTGTCCGTCAGGATGGTGGCCTTGTCGGCTGGTTGCTTGCAGCGGCTGGTGTTCTACACGTCATTCGTCTTGGCCGATGGGCCGGAGATCGCACATTGAAAGAGCGCCTCGTCCTGATCCTGCATGTGGGCTATGCCTTCATCCCGGCCGGTTTTCTGCTGGCGTCGGCGGCGGCCTTCGATCTTGTTCCCGCAAGTGCCGCCATCCATGCATGGATGGCAGGAGGCGCCGGGGTCATGACGTTGGCGGTGATGACGCGTGCGAGCCTTGGCCACACCGGTCAGCAACTGACTGCTTCGTTGTCCACGCAGGGGATATACATAGCTATCGTAACCGCTGCGATTGCCCGCATCGGCGCAGTCATTTTTCCGGCTTGGAGCATGCCATTGCTTTACGTTGCTGCGCTTGCGTGGGTAGCCGCATTTTTTGGGTTCGCAGTTTACTTCGGGCCGCTGCTCGTGAGACCGCGGTAG
- a CDS encoding TRAP transporter small permease subunit, which translates to MLLQMIDFATRTLTVISAAIIGVLAFLVSFDAITRTLRIPSIWVFDVSLYLLIAAGFLGSAYALRSGSHFRMVIFADMLGPAGRRWADRIAYFATFAFAVMMTWLTAGYVLDNYNAGYTSGTILDAPLWIPQSVMPIGAFVLALEALSSLIRDDYPSVVEG; encoded by the coding sequence ATGTTACTTCAGATGATCGATTTCGCGACGCGCACTCTGACGGTGATAAGTGCTGCCATCATCGGTGTGCTTGCTTTTCTTGTTTCGTTCGATGCGATTACCCGCACGTTGCGCATACCCTCAATTTGGGTATTCGACGTATCGCTTTATCTGCTGATCGCGGCCGGATTTCTCGGCAGCGCCTACGCATTGCGCTCCGGTTCGCATTTTCGGATGGTGATATTCGCCGATATGCTTGGGCCAGCCGGTCGCCGCTGGGCGGATCGTATCGCATATTTTGCAACATTCGCTTTTGCGGTGATGATGACGTGGCTGACCGCCGGTTACGTCCTCGACAATTATAACGCGGGATACACGTCCGGTACGATTCTGGACGCACCGCTTTGGATCCCGCAATCCGTCATGCCGATCGGTGCTTTTGTGCTGGCGCTCGAAGCGCTCAGCTCGCTCATCCGTGACGATTATCCTAGTGTAGTCGAGGGCTGA
- a CDS encoding TRAP transporter large permease, with product MATGILIVLLFLLLMAMSLPVFVAMALAGFAGFVLAHGWTTALYGFTETVWQSTHVYELIAIPLFILTGTIMQQSGAGRDLYLVVNAFAGRVRNASGIATIIACGIFAAICGSSIATAATVGYVAIPALKEAGYGDTRAGGFVAAGGTLGILIPPSIPMILYGIITDTSIGQLFIAGVIPGILMMIVFAIYAWRSHPQIESVPVAKGQHWVLLRRSIGVILLPPVIIGAIYLGVFTPTEVGALAVLYVLALGMLQSRLTFDNTWRAVLSATRTSVMLLMLIIFGQYFAHYLTYEEVPQTIAKAIAGVPGGHFVTLSLVVLGYLVMGMFLESAAMLLISVPIFFPVAMHLGMHPLTFGIFAVMAMEIAQISPPVGINLFTIHGISRIPLEKLARGVMPFILTQIVFLYLVYYLPEIVLWLPERMK from the coding sequence ATGGCGACAGGAATTCTCATCGTTCTTCTTTTTCTTTTGCTGATGGCCATGAGCCTGCCGGTTTTCGTGGCGATGGCTCTCGCGGGATTTGCAGGCTTTGTCCTGGCTCATGGCTGGACGACCGCGCTCTACGGCTTCACCGAGACGGTATGGCAGTCCACCCACGTATACGAATTGATCGCCATCCCGCTCTTCATTCTGACCGGCACGATCATGCAGCAGAGCGGGGCGGGCCGCGATCTCTATCTGGTCGTCAACGCTTTCGCCGGTCGCGTGCGCAATGCCTCGGGCATCGCCACGATCATTGCTTGCGGCATATTCGCGGCTATTTGCGGTTCGTCGATCGCCACGGCGGCGACGGTCGGCTATGTCGCCATTCCGGCGCTCAAGGAAGCCGGTTACGGTGATACGCGAGCCGGCGGCTTTGTCGCGGCGGGTGGAACGCTCGGGATTCTCATTCCGCCGTCCATCCCGATGATCCTTTACGGCATCATCACCGATACCTCGATCGGGCAATTGTTCATTGCCGGCGTCATTCCCGGCATTCTGATGATGATCGTGTTCGCGATCTATGCCTGGCGCTCGCATCCGCAGATCGAATCTGTCCCAGTTGCGAAAGGTCAGCATTGGGTGCTGCTTCGGCGCAGCATCGGCGTCATTCTGCTGCCGCCAGTGATCATCGGAGCAATTTACCTCGGCGTGTTTACGCCGACCGAGGTTGGTGCGCTTGCGGTGCTCTACGTGCTTGCACTCGGGATGCTGCAAAGCAGGTTGACCTTCGATAACACCTGGCGCGCCGTGCTCAGCGCCACACGAACCAGCGTCATGCTGCTGATGTTGATCATCTTCGGTCAGTATTTCGCGCATTACCTGACTTACGAAGAAGTGCCGCAGACCATTGCGAAGGCGATTGCGGGTGTTCCCGGCGGTCATTTCGTGACGCTCTCCCTCGTCGTGCTGGGTTATCTCGTGATGGGGATGTTTCTGGAATCAGCGGCGATGCTGCTGATCTCGGTGCCGATTTTCTTCCCCGTCGCGATGCATCTCGGCATGCATCCGCTGACCTTCGGTATATTTGCGGTGATGGCGATGGAAATCGCGCAAATCTCGCCGCCGGTCGGAATCAATCTTTTCACCATCCACGGCATCAGCCGCATTCCGCTCGAAAAGCTGGCGCGCGGTGTGATGCCGTTCATCCTGACGCAGATCGTCTTTCTCTACCTTGTCTACTACCTGCCGGAGATCGTCCTCTGGCTACCGGAGCGTATGAAATGA
- a CDS encoding helix-turn-helix domain-containing protein, which produces MAQSTRSESSGDSHRRCLHCQARSLSICAALNATELHDLENLGPEISFASKDILFSEDDKARNVFNLTQGVARLYKIMPDGRRQIVGFALPGDFLGATHSERYNFSADAVTPIAACRFSRSKFLRFVEDKPNILRRMHEFETRELHLARNQMLLLGSNSAEQRIALFLIGWRDRLARLGEVQETMPLPMRRRDIADFLGMTIETASRTLRRLERQKIIVIVRRGVRLLNPAAIEDLAWAR; this is translated from the coding sequence ATGGCGCAATCGACCCGTTCGGAATCTTCCGGCGACTCTCATCGCCGATGCCTGCACTGCCAGGCGCGCTCACTCAGCATATGTGCCGCACTCAATGCCACCGAGCTTCATGATCTGGAAAACCTCGGTCCGGAAATCAGTTTTGCATCCAAGGATATTTTGTTCTCGGAAGATGATAAGGCGCGTAACGTATTTAATCTGACGCAGGGTGTCGCTCGACTATATAAAATCATGCCGGATGGACGACGTCAGATCGTCGGCTTCGCGTTGCCGGGAGATTTTCTGGGAGCGACACATTCTGAACGATACAATTTTTCGGCCGATGCTGTTACCCCCATTGCTGCCTGCCGATTTTCCAGAAGCAAGTTTTTACGGTTCGTCGAGGACAAACCAAACATCCTGCGTCGAATGCACGAATTCGAGACGCGGGAGCTTCATTTGGCCAGAAACCAGATGCTGCTGCTCGGAAGCAATTCGGCGGAGCAGAGAATTGCGCTGTTTCTCATCGGCTGGCGCGACCGGCTTGCGCGGTTAGGGGAAGTTCAAGAGACGATGCCGCTTCCGATGAGGAGACGGGATATCGCGGATTTTCTTGGCATGACGATTGAAACAGCCAGCCGCACGCTGAGGCGGCTTGAGCGGCAAAAGATCATTGTCATTGTCCGGAGGGGAGTTCGTTTGCTGAATCCCGCCGCGATCGAGGATCTGGCGTGGGCACGATGA
- a CDS encoding aconitase X has product MKLTDYEQSLLAGEAGPLRQWAMDHQLKVGRYLGAKDMVPVLQAHVMADTESLGKAGVEWLEGWAKLPEKERLVCIPTITDPRGTDFAAANRLKQQSWMVDLERRAIDAFQSLGVLMTDTCINYQTIMPPVRGEHVAYGDTGVVIYSNSVCGARSNFEGGPSALSAGLTGRTPRYGFHLDQHRQATLVVNVNWTPRELNEWGALGAYIGRLAGDYWQVPAVVGIDHSPTSDEMKHFGAAMASFGSVALFHIVGVTPEAPTLKDVAPNAASLRTYNVTEADVRGLQASYGGAIDKVDIVVFSAPQLSLVELRQIAILLEGRKTKIPTLAITSPQVKPDADRMGITAKIEASGASVLSGMCFYQSYAREMAESNGWKRLATNSAKLTNILGGYGYTPALLSMEKCIDVACDGGRLSK; this is encoded by the coding sequence ATGAAGTTGACGGACTACGAACAGTCGCTGCTTGCTGGCGAAGCGGGCCCATTGCGTCAATGGGCCATGGATCACCAACTCAAGGTCGGCCGTTATCTTGGTGCCAAGGATATGGTGCCCGTACTGCAGGCGCATGTGATGGCCGATACTGAATCTCTCGGCAAGGCCGGCGTCGAGTGGCTCGAGGGCTGGGCGAAATTGCCTGAAAAGGAGCGGCTCGTCTGTATTCCGACCATCACGGACCCGCGCGGTACGGACTTCGCCGCGGCGAATCGCCTGAAGCAGCAATCGTGGATGGTCGATCTCGAACGTCGTGCGATCGACGCCTTTCAATCGCTCGGCGTGTTGATGACGGATACCTGCATCAATTATCAGACGATCATGCCGCCGGTTCGCGGAGAGCACGTCGCTTATGGCGATACGGGCGTCGTGATCTATTCCAACAGCGTTTGCGGCGCGCGCTCGAATTTCGAGGGCGGCCCGTCGGCCCTGAGTGCCGGATTGACCGGGCGGACGCCGCGTTATGGTTTCCATCTCGACCAGCATCGCCAGGCGACATTGGTGGTCAATGTCAACTGGACGCCGCGCGAACTCAACGAGTGGGGCGCGCTGGGCGCCTACATTGGCAGGCTCGCGGGCGACTATTGGCAGGTGCCGGCGGTTGTCGGCATCGATCACTCGCCGACCTCCGACGAGATGAAGCACTTTGGCGCGGCGATGGCGAGCTTCGGCTCGGTCGCGCTGTTTCACATCGTTGGGGTGACGCCCGAGGCGCCGACGCTCAAGGATGTCGCGCCGAATGCTGCATCGCTGCGCACTTATAATGTCACCGAAGCCGATGTGCGTGGCCTGCAGGCGTCTTACGGCGGAGCGATCGACAAGGTTGATATCGTGGTGTTCTCCGCACCGCAGCTTAGCCTCGTGGAACTGCGGCAGATTGCGATCCTGCTTGAGGGGCGCAAGACGAAAATCCCGACGCTCGCCATCACGAGCCCGCAGGTGAAGCCGGATGCTGACCGCATGGGTATCACCGCGAAGATCGAAGCCTCCGGCGCCAGCGTGTTGTCCGGCATGTGCTTCTACCAGAGTTACGCAAGAGAAATGGCGGAATCCAACGGCTGGAAGAGGCTGGCGACGAACTCCGCCAAG